One Thioclava sp. ES.031 genomic window, CGACGAGACAGACGGTCACGGTCGGGTCCTCCGACAGCCGCGCCGCCAGCACCGACCCCGCCGAGCCGCCGCCCAGAATGAGATAATCGAAACGCAAGGGCTCCTCCTTCCCTCGTTCGCGAAAAGCCTAACGGGTTTCGGAAGATAGGGAAGGATTACGCTGGGTCGGATAGCATAGGGCCGCGCCCGAGCCTCGGGTGGGCGCTGTGCGAGATAGGTGGCTTGGCGGTTTATCTGAGAAGCCCGGAAGACATACGGTCTCACGATGCCATCGCCAATGCGCCCTCCCGTGGGGAGGCTCGGGCGCGGCCCGGGCTGGTCGCCCGTGCCAGAGTGAATACCCGGATCAGCCGCGAAGCGGCCCGGGCAGCGCCCGCCCTCCGCTGCACACAAAAGAAAACGCCCGGTCTCTCCGACCGGGCGCTCCAAACTCTCTCGCGGGCAACCTTAGCTGCGCAGCGTGCCGCCGGTGGCCTTGCTCACCTTCTCGACGATCTTCTTGCTCACCGCTTCGATCTCGGCATCGGTCAGCGTCTTGTCGGCGGGCTGCATCCGCACCGTCAGCGCGATCGACTTCTTGCCCGCGCCCATCTGAGCCTCGGCCTTGGCGCCGGTGAACTGGTCGAAGACATTGACGCTCTCGATCAGCTTCTTGTCGGCGCCCATCGCCGCATTCACGGCCGTCAGCGCCTCGACATTCGCATCGACGACGAAGGCGAAATCGCGCTCGACCGCCTGCAGGTCGGAAATCTGCAGCGCGGGCCGCGTTGCGCCCTTCTTCTTCGGGAAGGGGATGTTTGCCAGCCGGATCGTGAAGGCGACCGCCGGGCCTTTCACGCCCAGTTCGCGCAGCACCTTGGGATGCACCTCGCCGAAGGTCGCCAGCAGGTTCGGACCAAGCGCCACATTGCCTGCCCGGCCCGGATGCCACCACGCATCGAGCTTGCGGTTGATCTGCGCACGCGCCGGGGCACCGACCGCGGCCAGCACGGCCTCGGCATCGGCCTTCGCATCATAGAGGTCCACCGGACGGCGCGAGCCGAAGGGATCGCGCGGCGCGGAGTGCCCCACCAGAAGCCCGGTCGCCTGCAGAACCTGCTCGCCCGGCTCGCCGCCGTTGAAGGCGGGCCCCACTTCGAACAGCGCCAGATCGTTCAGACCGCGCGCCTGATTGCGGGCGGCCGCCTGCAGCAGACCCGGCAGCAGATCGGGGCGCATATGCGTCATCTCCGAGCTGATCGGGTTCTCCAGCTTCGTCGCATCCGCGCCACCGCCGAACAGCTTGGCGGACGCCTCGTCGATGAAGCTGTAGGTCACGCATTCATTGTAGCCCAAAGCCGCCGTCGTGCGCCGCGCCATCCGCTCGCGCTGCTGCATCGGGGTGAGGATCGCGCCGGGCACGCCGGTCGTCTCGCGGCCCATCGGCTTGCCGATCAGCTTCGTCAGCGAGGCGATCCGCGCCACTTCCTCGACCAGATCGGCCGCGCCCAGCACGTCGGGGCGCCAGGTCGGGGGCGTCGCCATGTCGCCGTCGAGCGTGAAGCCCAGAGCTTCCAGCGTCTCGCGCTGGGTGGTCTCGGGAATGTCCATGCCGACGAGCGAGATCACCCGTGCCGGGTCCAGCTTGTAAGCGCGGCTGACATCGGGCACCGCGCCGTCCATCACCAGCTCCGACACTTCGCCACCGCAGAGATCGACGACCATCTTCGCCGCCAAATCGAGCCCCGGCAGCGTGAAGGCCGGATCGACGCCGCGCTCGAAGCGGTAGCGCGCATCCGAGTTGATCTTCAGCGCGCGACCGGTCGCCGCGATGGTGATCGGGTCCCAATAGGCGCTCTCGAGGAACACATCGACCGTGTCCTCGTCGGCCCCGGACTCCTCGCCACCCATGATCCCGGCAAGGCTCTCGACGCCCTTGTC contains:
- the pheT gene encoding phenylalanine--tRNA ligase subunit beta, with amino-acid sequence MKFTLSWLKDHLETEATVDQIAEALTDLGLEVEEVVDPAAKLETFTLARVQSAEQHPDADRLRVCMVETDEGVTQIVCGAPNARAGITVVLAKPGDYVPGIDVTLSVGNIRGVESHGMMASERELELSDEHNGIIELPSGEVGQKFTDWLAANRPEAVDPVIEIAITPNRPDALGVRGIARDLAARGLGKLKPLEIPAVEGAFDAPVSVTIDPALKEKGCPLFAGRVIRGVKNGPSPEWLQKRLKAIGLRPISTLVDITNYFTYDLNRPLHVFDMKKVAGNLVIKPAEGGEEFLALDEKTYTVRAGDMVICDDKGVESLAGIMGGEESGADEDTVDVFLESAYWDPITIAATGRALKINSDARYRFERGVDPAFTLPGLDLAAKMVVDLCGGEVSELVMDGAVPDVSRAYKLDPARVISLVGMDIPETTQRETLEALGFTLDGDMATPPTWRPDVLGAADLVEEVARIASLTKLIGKPMGRETTGVPGAILTPMQQRERMARRTTAALGYNECVTYSFIDEASAKLFGGGADATKLENPISSEMTHMRPDLLPGLLQAAARNQARGLNDLALFEVGPAFNGGEPGEQVLQATGLLVGHSAPRDPFGSRRPVDLYDAKADAEAVLAAVGAPARAQINRKLDAWWHPGRAGNVALGPNLLATFGEVHPKVLRELGVKGPAVAFTIRLANIPFPKKKGATRPALQISDLQAVERDFAFVVDANVEALTAVNAAMGADKKLIESVNVFDQFTGAKAEAQMGAGKKSIALTVRMQPADKTLTDAEIEAVSKKIVEKVSKATGGTLRS